A genomic window from Mesorhizobium sp. 131-2-1 includes:
- the rpsN gene encoding 30S ribosomal protein S14: MAKTSSVEKNNRRRKLADQYAAKRKALKAIVMDQSKPMEERFRAQLKLSALPRNSAKIRIRNRCEVTGRPRAYYRKLKVSRIALRDLGNNGQIPGLVKSSW, translated from the coding sequence ATGGCAAAGACCAGCTCAGTCGAGAAGAACAACAGGCGCCGGAAGCTTGCGGACCAGTATGCCGCCAAGCGCAAGGCACTGAAGGCCATCGTCATGGATCAGTCCAAGCCGATGGAAGAGCGTTTCCGCGCCCAGTTGAAGCTGTCGGCATTGCCGCGCAACTCGGCCAAGATCCGCATCCGTAACCGCTGCGAAGTCACCGGTCGTCCGCGTGCCTACTATCGCAAGCTCAAGGTTTCGCGTATCGCGCTTCGCGATCTTGGCAACAACGGCCAGATCCCGGGCCTGGTCAAGTCGAGCTGGTAA